A part of Saccopteryx bilineata isolate mSacBil1 chromosome 12, mSacBil1_pri_phased_curated, whole genome shotgun sequence genomic DNA contains:
- the FBXO30 gene encoding F-box only protein 30, giving the protein MEEELQHSHCVNCVSRRCMTRPEPGISCDLIGCPLVCGAVFHSCKADEHRLLCPFERVPCLNSDFGCPFTMARNKVAEHLETCPASVVCCTMEWNRWPVSYADRKSYENLSRDVDEVAQLDMALALQDQRMLLESLKVATMMSKATDKGSEPREQITVKSNVPEIPHANGLVSVDEESYGALYQATVETTRSLAAALDILNTATRDIGMLSTSLCASPGETNEEQNAGESLQNRNLKDQDHPYEDERGAVGGIDHNDTSQNAQSEQNGSSDLLCDLNTSSHGTSAICNGFPLENICAQVIDQNQDLHDDSKEGNLTNGDCVASGSTSKPSSSLSAAAQLREAVPPPALPNGTAQQVLLSDDEDEGELCWKKVDLGELRNVDVLSFSQPPSFKFLSNSCWSKPKEDKAVDTSDLEVAEDPMGLQGIDLITAALLFCLGDSPGGRGISDSRMVDVYHIDFGTQTFSLPSAILATNTMVGEIASASACDHANPQLSNPSPFQTLGLDLVLECVARYQPKQRSMFTFVCGQLFRRREFSSHFKNVHGDIHAGLNGWMEQRCPLAYYGCTYSQRRFCPSTQGAKIIHDRHLRSFGVQPCVSTVLVEPARNCVLGLHSDHLSSLPFEVLQHIAGFLDGFSLCQLSCVSKLMRDVCGSLLQSRGMVILQWGKRKYPEGNSSWQIKEKVWRFSTAFCSVTEWRFADILSMADHLKRCSYNVVEKREEAIPLPCMCVTRELTKEGRSLRSVLKPVL; this is encoded by the exons ATGGAGGAGGAGCTGCAGCATTCGCACTGTGTGAATTGTGTCAGCAGACGGTGCATGACCAGACCAGAGCCTGGGATTTCCTGTGACTTGATTGGCTGTCCATTGGTTTGTGGCGCAGTCTTCCATTCTTGTAAAGCTGATGAGCATCGACTTTTATGTCCATTTGAACGAGTGCCTTGTTTAAATAGTGACTTTGGATGTCCATTTACAATGGCTCGAAATAAAGTTGCTGAACATCTAGAGACATGTCCTGCAAGTGTGGTTTGCTGTACTATGGAGTGGAACCGATGGCCCGTTAGTTATGCAGATCGGAAGTCGTATGAAAATCTAAGCAGAGATGTTGATGAAGTGGCACAATTAGATATGGCCTTGGCCCTTCAAGACCAAAGGATGCTCTTAGAATCTCTCAAAGTAGCCACCATGATGTCAAAAGCGACTGATAAAGGATCAGAACCTAGAGAACAAATAACAGTTAAATCAAATGTCCCAGAGATACCACATGCTAATGGTCTGGTGTCTGTGGATGAAGAATCTTATGGTGCACTTTATCAAGCTACTGTGGAAACAACCAGAAGTTTGGCTGCTGCTTTAGATATCCTGAACACCGCCACAAGGGACATTGGCATGTTAAGTACGAGTCTTTGTGCTTCCCCAGGTGAaacaaatgaagaacaaaatgccGGAGAAAGCTTACAGAATAGGAACTTGAAAGACCAAGACCATCCTTACGAGGATGAGAGAGGAGCAGTAGGTGGAATTGACCATAATGACACAAGCCAGAATGCTCAGTCTGAACAAAATGGTTCGAGTGATTTATTATGTGACTTGAATACCAGTTCTCATGGTACTTCTGCTATTTGTAATGGCTTTCCTTTGGAAAATATATGTGCACAGGTCATAGACCAGAATCAGGATTTACATGATGATTCAAAAGAAGGTAACTTAACAAATGGAGACTGTGTAGCATCAGGTAGCACTTCAAAACCTTCCAGTTCACTTTCAGCAGCAGCACAACTTCGGGAAGCGGTCCCACCTCCCGCTTTGCCTAATGGCACAGCTCAGCAGGTCCTCCTGTCAGATGACGAGGATGAAGGAGAGCTGTGTTGGAAAAAGGTAGACTTAGGGGAATTGAGGAATGTGGATGTCTTATCTTTCAGTCAGCCTCCTTCGTTCAAATTTCTTTCTAATTCATGTTGGTCTAAACCAAAGGAGGATAAAGCAGTAGATACATCAGATTTGGAAGTTGCAGAAGACCCAATGGGCCTCCAAGGAATAGATCTAATCACAGCAGCGTTACTGTTTTGTCTAGGAGATTCTCCAGGTGGGAGGGGTATATCAGATAGTCGCATGGTTGATGTGTATCATATTGACTTTGGAACTCAGACGTTTTCACTTCCCTCTGCGATATTAGCTACAAATACAATGGTTGGGGAAATAGCTTCAGCTTCAGCTTGTGATCATGCCAACCCACAGCTTTCAAACCCGAGTCCTTTTCAGACACTTGGGCTGGATTTAGTATTGGAATGTGTCGCTAGGTACCAACCCAAGCAGCGTTCAATGTTTACATTTGTTTGTGGACAGTTATTTAGGAGAAGAgaattttcttcacattttaagAATGTGCATGGTGACATTCATGCTGGACTCAATGGCTGGATGGAACAGAGATGTCCTTTAGCATATTATGGTTGTACCTATTCTCAGCGTAGATTCTGTCCGTCAACTCAAGGAGCAAAGATTATACATGACCGCCATTTGAGGTCCTTTGGAGTTCAGCCATGTGTATCTACAGTATTAGTAGAGCCTGCTAGAAACTGTGTGTTGGGATTACATAGTGACCATCTAAGCAGTCTCCCTTTTGAGGTTCTGCAACATATCGCAGGCTTTCTCGATGGCTTTAGTCTGTGCCAGCTCTCCTGTGTTTCCAAGCTAATGAGGGACGTGTGTGGCAGCCTGCTTCAGTCTCGTGGAATGGTCATCCTGCAGTGGGGGAAGAGGAAGTATCCAGAAGGAAATTCATCGTGGCAGATAAAAGAAAAG GTGTGGCGATTCAGCACCGCATTCTGCTCGGTTACCGAGTGGAGATTCGCCGACATCCTGAGCATGGCTGACCACTTGAAGAGGTGCAGTTACAATGTCGTGGAGAAGCGGGAGGAAGCCATCCCGTTGCCATGTATGTGTGTGACGCGAGAGCTCACGAAGGAAGGCCGTTCCCTTCGCTCAGTTTTAAAACCTGTACTTTAA